The DNA region TTTGAAAAACTTATATCTAAAGAAGTAAAAGACAAAATAGGAGATATAACCTTTGTTACAGCTACAGATGGTAATCACGGAAGAGGAGTAGCCTGGATGGCAAATAAACTTGGACAAAAATCCGTTGTATTTATGCCAAAGGGTTCATCAAATATAAGACTTGAGAACATAAGAGCAGAAGGTGCAGAAGCAAGTATAACAGATTTAAATTATGATGATGCTGTGAGGCTGGCAAATAAATATGCAGAAGAAAATAATGGCGTTATGGTACAGGATACAGCTTGGGAAGGCTACGAAGAGATACCCAACTGGATTATGCAGGGTTATACTACTTTAATAGATGAAGCTGTTGAGCAGATAATGGAAATGGGCAAAGAAATGCCAACTCATGTATTTTTGCAGGCAGGAGTAGGTTCTTTTGCAGGTGCCATTGAAGGATATTTAGCAGAAAAGTTTAAAGGGGAAAGACCTATAACAACAGTGGTAGAGCCAAATGAAGCAGCTTGCATATATAAATCTGCACTTATGAAGGATGGGGATCCTCATGCAGTAACAGGGGATATGCCTACTATAATGGCAGGACTTGCCTGTGGAGAGCCTAATATAAATGGCTGGAAGATACTAAGGGATTATGCAGATATGTATATTTCATGCCCTGATAATGTAAGTGCCAGGGGAATGAGAATACTGGGAAATCCACTAAAGGGAGATCCTAAAATTGTATCCGGAGAATCAGGAGCAGTTGGATTGGGGATAGTAAGCTTAATACTTGAGGACAGTTCTTTAAAGGAAATAGCAGAGAATTTAAAATTAGATGAAAAATCAAGAATACTTGTTATAAGTACAGAAGGAGATACAGATCCTGAAAATTATAGAAGAATAACTTGGGATGGATTGTATCAAAATAAATAAAAAAACTCCATGAGTATATAAAGAAGGTGATTATATGTATACATTTATACTCAATAATATAGAGGTCAAAGTTAATGAGGACATAAATTTATTAGAATATTTAAGAGAGCAGGAAGATTTAACTTCTGTTAAAAATGGCTGCTCGGAAGGTGCCTGTGGAGCTTGTATGGTGCTTGTGGATAATAGACCTATGAGAGCGTGCATATTATCAGTATCAAAGGTTCAAGGTAAAGAAGTACTAATGGTAGAAGGATTGTCTCAAAGAGAAAAGGATGTATTTGCCTATTCCTTTGCTGAGGCAGGTGCAGTGCAATGCGGATTTTGTATACCTGGTATGGTAATAAGTGCAAAGGCCTTAATAGATAAAAATAATAATCCCACTACTGAAGATGTTAAAGCAGCTATTAGAGGTAATATATGCAGATGCACTGGATATGTAAAAATAGAAAAGGCAATACTTATGGCAGCAGAATTTTTAAGAGAAAATATATCACTTCCTATAGAAGATGAAGATGGAAAAGTTGGGGAAAGATTTCATAGAGTAGATGCTATTAGAAAAACTTTGGGAACTGCTAAATATGTAGATGACATTAAACTCCCTGGAATGATTTATGGATCAGCTCTTAGAACAAAATATCCTAGAGCTCTAATTAAAAGTATAAATGTAGCAAAGGCATTAAGTTACCCAGGAGTAGAAGCAGTACTCACTGCAGAGGATATTCCTGGAGAAAGATATCTGGGACATATAGTTAAGGATTGGCCAGCTCTTATTGCAGTAGGGGAGGAAACTAGATATATTGGAGATGCTATTGCATTAGTTGCAGCAGTATCAAAGAAAATTCTAAAAGAAGCCTTAGCACTTATTGAAGTTGAATATGAAGAATTGGAACCAATTACAAGTCCAGAGGAAGGCTTAAAGGAAGGTGCTCCTAAGATCCATCCTAAAGGAAACATATTGGTAAAAGAGGTTTTAAAGCGAGGAAATGCCCAGGAAGCTATTAAAAATTCAAAATATGTGGTAACATATAAGTATTCCACTCCCTTTACTGAGCATGCATTTTTAGAACCAGAGTGTGCTA from Clostridium pasteurianum BC1 includes:
- the dpaL gene encoding diaminopropionate ammonia-lyase, encoding MTNNNEIGWISNPIAREAEGNKFSTAFLSRDVVNGVRNFHKTLPDYERTPLHILKKLASHLGVDEIMVKDESYRFGLNAFKVLGGSYALGNYICNKIGEDIDKVSFEKLISKEVKDKIGDITFVTATDGNHGRGVAWMANKLGQKSVVFMPKGSSNIRLENIRAEGAEASITDLNYDDAVRLANKYAEENNGVMVQDTAWEGYEEIPNWIMQGYTTLIDEAVEQIMEMGKEMPTHVFLQAGVGSFAGAIEGYLAEKFKGERPITTVVEPNEAACIYKSALMKDGDPHAVTGDMPTIMAGLACGEPNINGWKILRDYADMYISCPDNVSARGMRILGNPLKGDPKIVSGESGAVGLGIVSLILEDSSLKEIAENLKLDEKSRILVISTEGDTDPENYRRITWDGLYQNK